From the Solibacillus sp. FSL R5-0449 genome, one window contains:
- a CDS encoding universal stress protein yields the protein MANHYENIVVAVDGSEISELAFQKSIDIAKRNIGSTLHIIHVIDTSFSASFDMLYDNMVELVRKHGEVLLDRYELEAKEAGIPAVNKILIKGTPKTILARKLSEHAPADIIICGATGSNAAEQIFMGSTTEAIVRHATCDVLIVRTPEI from the coding sequence ATGGCAAATCATTATGAAAATATCGTTGTTGCAGTAGATGGTTCAGAAATAAGCGAACTTGCTTTTCAAAAATCAATTGATATAGCAAAACGAAATATCGGTTCGACTCTTCACATTATCCATGTAATCGATACGAGCTTCTCCGCATCTTTTGATATGCTTTACGATAATATGGTTGAATTGGTTCGAAAACATGGTGAAGTTTTATTGGACCGCTATGAATTGGAAGCAAAAGAAGCCGGCATTCCTGCGGTCAATAAAATTTTAATAAAAGGGACGCCTAAAACAATTTTAGCAAGAAAGCTTTCAGAACATGCGCCGGCAGATATTATCATTTGCGGTGCCACAGGATCGAATGCGGCCGAGCAGATATTCATGGGCTCCACTACAGAAGCAATCGTTCGACATGCAACTTGCGATGTTTTAATTGTGCGTACACCAGAAATATAA
- a CDS encoding DUF4242 domain-containing protein, translating to MSLYLVESTINEVSSKEAFSALVEKVHATEGVGVIEVQVAKDFSRGYFIIEASNEEAAKTALQTQGVAIDLVKEVRLIGKELDEVKAGGEQVNYLVEWEIPAEITMEKYLERKKKNSVKYEEVPDVKFSRTYVCEDMTKCLCFYDAPDEAAVKRAREAVQTPITSLTELAD from the coding sequence ATGAGTTTATATTTAGTAGAATCAACAATTAACGAGGTTTCTTCGAAGGAAGCATTTTCGGCATTAGTCGAAAAGGTGCATGCTACAGAAGGTGTTGGAGTTATCGAAGTTCAAGTGGCAAAAGATTTTTCACGTGGTTATTTCATTATTGAAGCATCTAATGAGGAAGCTGCAAAAACAGCATTACAAACACAAGGTGTTGCAATTGATTTAGTAAAGGAAGTACGTTTAATCGGGAAAGAACTTGATGAAGTGAAAGCAGGCGGCGAGCAAGTAAACTACCTAGTAGAATGGGAAATTCCAGCAGAAATCACAATGGAAAAATATTTAGAGCGTAAAAAGAAAAATTCCGTAAAATACGAAGAAGTTCCAGATGTTAAATTCTCTCGTACGTATGTATGTGAAGATATGACGAAATGTTTATGTTTCTATGATGCACCAGACGAAGCAGCTGTTAAACGTGCACGTGAAGCCGTACAAACACCGATCACATCATTAACGGAATTGGCAGACTAA
- a CDS encoding acyl-CoA dehydrogenase family protein — protein MALNKELLDQIIDEKLKPVVKKVDEQAHYAEDYILALSEAGFFQSANKNQSTLLQDEAAVVRETAKVCMTTAFCVWCHLAALTYIRNSNNTYLKQIILPELETGVKLGATGLSNAMKYYSGLEKLHLKAEKTDEGYVINGTLPAVSNLGNRHYFGAVATVDDHEILVLVPTDSKGLDMNERLGFLGVNGSATYSCKFDQVLISKDFVISEDAKAFCDIIRPTFIYYQVPLGAGVIAAAVEGIEKVKAKQNGCNEFLKVQATELRDHYERINAELNNLASNLTLKDIVNTRLQAVHDTLSAVQANMIHNGAAGYVAGSVPSRKLREAYFFANLTPTVRHLEKIKSSFA, from the coding sequence ATGGCATTGAACAAAGAATTGTTAGATCAAATCATCGATGAAAAACTGAAGCCCGTAGTGAAGAAGGTCGATGAGCAGGCACATTATGCAGAAGATTATATTTTAGCGCTAAGTGAGGCTGGTTTCTTCCAATCGGCAAATAAGAACCAATCGACGCTATTACAGGATGAGGCAGCGGTTGTTCGTGAAACGGCAAAGGTTTGTATGACAACAGCATTTTGCGTTTGGTGCCATTTAGCCGCATTAACTTATATACGTAATAGTAATAACACATATTTAAAGCAGATAATACTACCTGAGCTGGAAACCGGTGTTAAACTTGGTGCAACAGGGTTATCTAATGCGATGAAGTACTATTCAGGATTGGAAAAACTTCATTTGAAGGCAGAAAAGACAGATGAAGGCTATGTTATAAATGGAACATTGCCGGCTGTATCAAACTTGGGGAATCGTCATTACTTTGGTGCAGTTGCGACAGTCGATGATCATGAAATTTTGGTGCTTGTCCCAACTGATAGTAAAGGGCTTGACATGAATGAACGACTTGGTTTCCTTGGCGTGAATGGCAGCGCGACCTATTCATGCAAATTCGATCAAGTCTTAATTTCGAAAGACTTTGTTATTTCCGAGGATGCGAAAGCATTTTGCGATATTATTCGCCCTACGTTTATTTATTATCAAGTTCCGCTTGGAGCAGGTGTGATTGCCGCAGCAGTTGAAGGAATTGAAAAAGTTAAGGCGAAGCAAAACGGCTGTAACGAGTTTTTAAAAGTACAGGCAACCGAACTGCGCGATCATTATGAAAGAATTAATGCGGAGTTGAACAACTTGGCAAGTAATTTGACTTTGAAGGATATTGTCAACACACGTCTGCAAGCAGTGCACGATACTTTATCTGCCGTACAGGCAAATATGATTCACAATGGAGCTGCCGGTTATGTTGCAGGAAGTGTACCATCCCGCAAGTTGCGTGAAGCATACTTTTTTGCCAACTTGACGCCAACCGTGCGACATCTTGAAAAAATTAAATCATCTTTTGCTTGA
- a CDS encoding ABC transporter substrate-binding protein: protein MKKVVLMMTMLFVALLAACGSSETGSSAGNGEKPTIKIGYLPITHAVPLYMQNDEKYEDYNLELVKFGSWPELMDALNTGAIDGASVLIQLAMNAKEKGIDLKAVALGHRDGNVLIGGKDINSVEELKGKSFAIPSRFSTHNILLYEMLKKHGIAYDEVDVIELPPAEMPAALAEGRIAGYVVAEPFGAISVALENGKVLYQSEEIWKDSIDCGLVLRGQFIKENKELAGKFVDDYVAGGELAQGKDDHMHEVVGQYLTVEKNVLDISLDWISYDNLSIEQDSYAILRDALLEMGLSENPPSYEDFVDASFVN from the coding sequence ATGAAAAAAGTTGTGTTAATGATGACGATGCTGTTCGTGGCATTGTTGGCAGCATGTGGGTCGAGCGAAACAGGCAGTTCTGCAGGTAACGGGGAAAAACCAACGATTAAAATCGGATATTTACCGATTACGCATGCAGTTCCGTTGTATATGCAGAATGACGAAAAGTATGAAGATTATAATTTAGAGCTTGTGAAATTCGGATCTTGGCCAGAGCTGATGGATGCACTGAATACTGGTGCTATTGATGGAGCATCTGTATTGATTCAGCTAGCGATGAATGCAAAGGAAAAAGGCATTGATCTAAAAGCAGTAGCACTTGGTCACAGGGACGGCAATGTATTAATCGGTGGTAAAGATATTAATTCAGTGGAAGAACTGAAAGGGAAATCTTTTGCGATTCCAAGCAGATTTTCAACACATAATATTTTGCTGTATGAAATGCTGAAAAAACATGGTATTGCTTACGATGAAGTAGATGTTATTGAATTGCCGCCAGCGGAAATGCCTGCAGCATTAGCGGAAGGGCGTATTGCTGGTTATGTAGTTGCTGAGCCGTTTGGTGCGATTTCCGTTGCTTTAGAAAACGGTAAAGTGCTTTATCAGTCAGAAGAAATTTGGAAAGATTCAATTGATTGCGGTTTAGTATTGCGCGGTCAGTTTATTAAGGAAAATAAAGAATTGGCTGGAAAGTTTGTCGATGACTATGTAGCGGGCGGAGAGCTTGCACAAGGTAAAGATGACCATATGCATGAAGTTGTTGGTCAGTATTTAACAGTTGAAAAAAATGTACTGGATATTTCATTGGATTGGATATCCTATGACAACTTAAGCATTGAACAGGACAGTTATGCGATTTTGCGTGATGCATTACTGGAAATGGGATTATCCGAAAACCCGCCTTCCTATGAAGATTTTGTTGATGCCAGCTTTGTAAATTAG
- a CDS encoding ABC transporter ATP-binding protein, which translates to MSTAKIEINEVSKSYGENGPTVLKDVSFTINHGEVIAILGKSGCGKSTLLNCIGGFETIKKGQILLDGTAVTKPSKRCIMLMQNYGLLPWRSVRKNVELGIENSNLSTAEITEKASYYLQMVGLQDRADSLPGELSGGMQQRVAIARALAIQPEVILMDEPFGALDTFTRYYLQDELKQIQQREKMTIVLVTHDIDEAIYLADRILIMKPNPGEIHKEVVLKLPKERDRADTDFQHYREIIFNEFQFTHKAAIEFNI; encoded by the coding sequence TTGTCGACAGCTAAGATTGAAATTAATGAAGTTTCAAAGTCGTATGGAGAAAATGGTCCCACAGTTTTAAAGGATGTCTCATTTACTATAAATCATGGTGAAGTCATTGCCATTTTAGGAAAAAGCGGTTGCGGCAAAAGTACATTGCTAAATTGCATCGGCGGCTTTGAAACTATTAAGAAGGGGCAAATCCTGCTTGATGGAACGGCCGTGACGAAACCTAGCAAGCGTTGTATCATGCTTATGCAAAATTACGGACTGCTGCCATGGCGCTCTGTTCGAAAAAATGTGGAACTTGGAATTGAAAATTCGAATTTAAGTACTGCTGAGATTACGGAGAAAGCGTCCTATTATTTGCAGATGGTTGGATTGCAAGATCGTGCCGATTCATTACCGGGTGAGCTTTCAGGCGGTATGCAGCAAAGGGTGGCAATAGCACGTGCACTGGCCATACAACCGGAAGTTATTTTAATGGATGAGCCGTTTGGAGCGCTTGATACATTTACACGCTATTACTTACAGGATGAATTGAAGCAGATCCAGCAACGCGAAAAAATGACGATTGTATTAGTTACCCATGATATCGATGAAGCGATTTATTTGGCCGATCGCATCCTCATCATGAAGCCAAATCCTGGCGAGATTCATAAAGAAGTTGTACTCAAGCTGCCAAAGGAACGTGATCGTGCTGATACGGATTTTCAGCATTACCGTGAAATCATATTTAATGAATTCCAATTTACGCATAAAGCAGCAATTGAATTTAATATTTAG
- a CDS encoding DEAD/DEAH box helicase yields MDIKLTEKQIKNLCGTVSFKKGQTFYQTGKVNFLQYTDMYGEAVVKSTEQFVVRIEKEGTGQFKSTCSCPTLGDFSKSCQHVAAVLIAIYNLNKNKTQSLPNEEYDVSNISENSFLSIFKQQPVQTTSRQRHFEKREVLDVQFSITPVQYTEQDPLIGMQLQVNGDQVLSIREFLTHIKNKKPYRISRNTTYNFEQFCFDEQHDAILQLLIKIVEDDALYNDMHVQNQEQQLLIIPPSSWNVLASLIPNTKNVSLIYQNERYSEVNIQTKPTALRFYIEAKGKEYRLYIEGIERAVLLPSYRLALFEGELTHLSEDSLMQLFELRQMLLQKPFLTIEHSHWDYFREQVIPKLKKIGNVEMARELSVKQMENPLVVNVYLDRLKNRFLAGVEFQYGQFVIQPLDDQLSDDVFIIRDIEKEAAVLALMDESGFTKTDGGYYMQNEELEYEFLYHQLPKLTKLAKIYATNSVKLRIAKENNFPKIRVNVQKERTNWLEFKFEMDGVTNKQIKEILAAIKVKQKYYRLQDGALLSLETREIEEIQRFLRAIPAQDDEYELSFNMPILDSLPFLEQFEQSDVFKAEESFKQFTGQLLHPESLTFEVPESLEPILRDYQKHGFNWLKLLSNYGFGGVLADDMGLGKTVQSIAFIVSELPIIRANKQPVLIVCPSSLSYNWLYEFMQFAPEVEAIVIDGEVAERRHLLRTMEDHDVIITTYPLLRKDSAFYERQHFHTVFFDEAQAFKNPVTQTARTVKRIQATNRFGLTGTPIENSLSELWSIYRVIFPQLFRELEEFRHMQRKDIARRVRPFLLRRMKEQVLGELPQKEEMIEKAELLPEQKALYAAYLAKLRVDTMKHLDKETFHKNRIRILAGITRLRQICCHPALFVEGYKGGSAKFEQLFRLLEQSKASGRRVLIFSQFTQMLKMIATELSKRAEQYFYLDGQTPSEDRIALCNSFNDGERDLFLISLKAGGTGLNLTGADTVILYDLWWNPAVEEQAADRAHRMGQKEVVQVIKLIANGTIEEKMSELQQKKKMLISDILDGDESSKGTLTEQDIREILMI; encoded by the coding sequence ATGGATATTAAATTAACTGAAAAACAAATAAAAAATCTATGCGGAACCGTTTCTTTTAAAAAAGGGCAAACTTTTTATCAAACAGGGAAAGTGAATTTCCTGCAATACACGGATATGTATGGAGAAGCGGTTGTAAAAAGCACAGAACAATTCGTTGTCCGCATAGAAAAAGAGGGCACAGGTCAATTTAAGTCAACGTGCAGTTGCCCAACATTGGGTGATTTCAGCAAAAGCTGTCAACATGTAGCGGCAGTTCTGATCGCTATTTATAATCTCAACAAAAACAAGACACAATCTCTGCCAAATGAGGAATACGATGTAAGTAATATTTCTGAAAACAGTTTTCTTTCTATTTTTAAACAACAGCCGGTACAAACAACAAGTCGGCAGCGACACTTCGAAAAACGGGAAGTATTGGATGTACAATTCTCGATAACACCTGTTCAATATACAGAACAAGACCCCCTTATCGGAATGCAACTTCAAGTTAATGGAGACCAAGTTTTATCAATTCGTGAGTTTTTAACACATATAAAAAATAAAAAACCATACCGGATTTCCCGTAATACAACCTATAATTTTGAACAGTTTTGTTTTGACGAACAGCATGACGCCATCTTACAGCTCCTGATTAAAATTGTAGAAGATGATGCACTTTATAATGACATGCATGTACAAAATCAGGAGCAACAATTGCTGATTATTCCGCCTTCATCGTGGAATGTACTTGCTTCATTGATTCCGAATACGAAAAATGTGTCATTAATTTATCAAAATGAACGCTATAGCGAAGTTAATATACAAACAAAACCTACAGCACTTCGCTTTTACATTGAAGCAAAAGGGAAAGAGTATCGGCTTTATATAGAAGGAATTGAACGTGCTGTCTTACTTCCTAGTTACCGGTTAGCGCTATTTGAAGGCGAACTGACACATTTGAGTGAAGACAGCTTAATGCAGCTTTTCGAATTAAGGCAAATGCTGCTGCAAAAACCTTTCTTAACAATTGAACATTCACACTGGGATTACTTTAGGGAACAGGTCATACCTAAACTGAAAAAAATAGGTAATGTCGAAATGGCGCGGGAACTTTCGGTAAAACAGATGGAAAATCCGTTAGTTGTAAACGTTTATTTAGACCGTCTGAAAAACCGTTTCCTTGCAGGTGTGGAATTTCAGTACGGACAATTTGTCATTCAACCATTGGATGATCAGCTTTCGGATGACGTGTTCATCATACGGGATATTGAAAAGGAAGCGGCGGTATTGGCGTTGATGGATGAAAGCGGCTTTACAAAAACGGATGGCGGCTACTATATGCAGAATGAGGAACTTGAATATGAGTTTTTATATCACCAGCTTCCAAAGCTCACAAAGCTCGCGAAAATCTATGCAACCAATTCTGTTAAACTGCGGATTGCCAAAGAAAACAACTTTCCGAAAATCCGGGTGAATGTCCAAAAGGAACGGACAAACTGGCTGGAATTTAAATTTGAAATGGACGGGGTTACAAATAAGCAAATTAAAGAAATATTAGCGGCCATCAAAGTAAAGCAAAAATATTACCGTTTACAAGATGGGGCGTTGCTGTCTCTGGAGACGAGGGAAATTGAAGAAATTCAGCGCTTCCTTCGAGCAATTCCAGCTCAGGATGATGAGTATGAGTTATCCTTTAATATGCCGATATTGGATAGTCTGCCGTTTTTGGAGCAGTTTGAACAAAGTGACGTTTTCAAAGCGGAAGAATCGTTTAAACAGTTTACAGGACAGTTACTACATCCTGAATCTTTGACATTTGAAGTTCCGGAAAGTTTGGAACCGATTCTTCGCGATTATCAGAAACATGGTTTTAACTGGTTGAAATTGCTCTCGAATTATGGATTCGGTGGTGTGCTTGCCGATGATATGGGACTTGGAAAAACGGTACAGAGTATTGCGTTTATCGTATCTGAATTGCCGATAATCCGTGCGAACAAACAGCCGGTTCTTATTGTTTGTCCATCATCGCTTTCGTACAATTGGCTGTATGAGTTTATGCAATTTGCACCGGAAGTCGAAGCGATTGTCATTGATGGGGAAGTAGCGGAGCGGCGTCATTTACTGCGTACTATGGAAGATCATGATGTCATTATTACAACTTATCCATTATTACGTAAAGATAGCGCATTTTATGAACGTCAGCATTTCCATACCGTATTTTTTGACGAAGCGCAGGCATTTAAAAACCCTGTAACACAAACAGCAAGAACAGTGAAGAGAATCCAGGCTACAAATCGCTTTGGGTTAACAGGCACACCGATTGAAAATTCATTATCGGAATTATGGTCGATTTACCGCGTCATCTTTCCGCAGCTGTTTCGTGAGCTGGAGGAGTTCCGTCATATGCAGCGAAAAGATATTGCACGAAGAGTACGGCCATTTCTTCTTCGCCGAATGAAAGAACAGGTATTAGGAGAGTTGCCTCAAAAAGAGGAAATGATTGAAAAAGCAGAATTGTTACCGGAGCAAAAGGCGTTGTATGCGGCCTATTTGGCTAAGTTGCGTGTTGATACAATGAAGCATCTGGACAAAGAAACGTTTCATAAAAATCGTATCCGTATTTTGGCGGGAATTACGAGACTGCGTCAAATCTGCTGTCACCCGGCACTGTTTGTAGAAGGCTACAAAGGTGGTTCCGCGAAGTTTGAACAGCTGTTCCGGTTATTAGAACAATCAAAAGCATCCGGACGACGCGTATTGATATTTTCACAGTTTACGCAAATGCTTAAAATGATTGCGACAGAGCTTTCCAAGCGCGCGGAACAATATTTTTATCTTGATGGGCAAACGCCATCGGAAGATCGGATTGCGCTTTGTAACTCTTTTAATGATGGAGAGCGTGATCTGTTTTTGATTTCATTAAAAGCAGGGGGTACCGGACTGAATCTAACCGGGGCAGATACTGTCATTTTATATGATTTATGGTGGAATCCGGCAGTCGAGGAGCAAGCAGCTGACCGTGCCCATCGTATGGGGCAAAAGGAAGTTGTTCAAGTTATTAAGCTTATCGCCAACGGAACGATTGAGGAAAAAATGAGTGAGCTTCAACAGAAGAAGAAAATGCTTATTTCGGATATATTGGACGGTGATGAATCGTCGAAGGGAACTTTAACCGAGCAGGATATCCGTGAAATTTTAATGATATAA
- a CDS encoding ABC transporter permease: MAIVKKLSPIALGFLLLIVVWQAAIMIGGHQSALFPPPLKVGEALLAIISDGTLFGHIQISLFRFFSGYLIAVVAAISLGLILGRLPAVWKVLDPVVQVLRPVSPIAWSPFIVLWFGIGNMPAIVIIFIAAFFPVLLSTVSAVKKVDKTYLRIAANFEMSPFETMRKIILPASFPMIANGLHMALGSAWIFLVAGEMVGAQSGLGFLIVDARNSLSLDLVMASIVVIGVLGLLLDKGIHYFESWVNRIWGGANKTA; the protein is encoded by the coding sequence ATGGCGATAGTGAAGAAATTGTCCCCGATTGCACTTGGCTTTCTATTATTAATAGTCGTTTGGCAAGCTGCAATTATGATCGGCGGGCATCAGTCGGCACTCTTCCCTCCGCCTTTAAAAGTGGGGGAAGCGTTACTGGCGATCATTTCCGATGGTACGCTGTTTGGACATATACAAATTAGTTTATTTCGATTTTTCTCAGGTTATCTGATTGCTGTCGTTGCAGCCATTTCATTAGGGCTGATTTTAGGAAGGCTGCCGGCAGTCTGGAAAGTGCTTGATCCGGTTGTGCAAGTATTGCGACCGGTTTCGCCGATAGCGTGGTCACCATTTATCGTTTTATGGTTCGGCATCGGGAATATGCCGGCGATCGTTATTATTTTTATCGCTGCTTTTTTCCCGGTCTTGTTGTCAACGGTATCAGCGGTAAAAAAGGTCGATAAAACGTATTTACGTATTGCAGCGAATTTTGAAATGAGTCCTTTTGAAACAATGAGAAAAATTATATTGCCGGCTTCATTTCCGATGATTGCCAATGGACTTCATATGGCGCTAGGTTCTGCATGGATTTTCCTCGTAGCCGGGGAAATGGTCGGTGCGCAATCGGGTTTAGGATTTTTAATTGTCGATGCGCGAAATTCTTTGAGCCTGGATTTAGTTATGGCGAGCATTGTTGTAATTGGGGTACTTGGCCTATTACTGGATAAGGGAATCCATTATTTTGAAAGCTGGGTAAACCGCATTTGGGGAGGCGCAAATAAAACTGCCTAA
- a CDS encoding YdiU family protein, whose product MTDKKKNFGFRFNNSYMELPQTFYSHVTANEVTSPSIVIFNRTLAEQLGLEAQELKEHGAAILAGHEMPDGAAQIAQAYAGHQFGHFNMLGDGRALLLGEHLTPNGERFDLQLKGSGRTPYSRGGDGRAALGPMLREFIISEAMHALSIPTTRSLAVTATGDVIYRETALEGAVLTRVASSHLRVGTFQYAAAFGEPEDLKALADYAIERHYPELLQQENRYLAFLESVLDRQAALIAKWQSVGFIHGVMNTDNITISGETIDYGPCAFMDTYDVATVFSSIDRQGRYAYRNQPPIASWNLTRFAESLLPLLHEKEEEAVQLAQNTLGKFPSMYEAYYYSEMREKLGLLSIDEQDEKLIDNLLDLMEEHEADYTNTFRALSEGKRPNNDLFQSDAFKKWEETWFERIGQQDTTIEETMQVMQSVNPAFIPRNHFVEQAIDQFAEGDPSMFAEMLQVLTSPFSMTEQYKKYTEPPTDEEPPFVSYCGT is encoded by the coding sequence ATGACAGATAAAAAGAAGAATTTCGGTTTTCGTTTTAATAACAGTTACATGGAGTTGCCGCAAACTTTTTATTCCCATGTAACGGCTAATGAAGTGACATCACCTTCCATCGTCATCTTTAACCGGACATTAGCAGAACAGCTTGGTTTAGAGGCTCAGGAACTAAAAGAACATGGTGCCGCTATTTTGGCAGGACATGAAATGCCGGATGGTGCTGCGCAAATTGCACAGGCCTATGCGGGTCATCAATTTGGTCATTTTAATATGTTGGGCGACGGAAGAGCGTTATTACTGGGAGAGCATCTTACACCGAATGGAGAACGATTTGATCTTCAATTGAAAGGATCCGGTCGTACACCGTATTCTCGTGGCGGTGATGGACGAGCTGCACTCGGCCCGATGTTGCGGGAATTTATCATCAGTGAGGCAATGCATGCACTTTCGATTCCGACAACACGCAGCTTAGCTGTTACTGCAACAGGGGATGTTATCTATCGGGAGACAGCTTTGGAAGGCGCTGTTTTAACTCGTGTCGCTTCAAGTCACTTGCGGGTCGGTACGTTTCAATATGCGGCTGCATTTGGTGAACCGGAAGATTTAAAAGCTTTGGCGGATTATGCAATAGAGCGCCATTATCCTGAGCTATTGCAGCAAGAAAACCGCTATCTTGCATTTCTTGAATCAGTGCTTGACAGACAAGCGGCCCTTATAGCGAAATGGCAAAGTGTCGGCTTTATTCATGGTGTAATGAATACGGATAATATAACGATCAGCGGTGAAACAATTGATTATGGTCCATGTGCGTTTATGGATACATATGATGTGGCAACGGTATTCAGTTCGATTGACCGTCAAGGGCGTTATGCCTACCGCAATCAGCCACCGATCGCATCATGGAACTTAACACGTTTTGCCGAGAGTTTACTGCCGCTCCTTCATGAAAAGGAAGAAGAAGCAGTCCAACTGGCTCAAAATACTCTTGGAAAATTCCCATCTATGTATGAAGCTTATTATTACAGTGAAATGCGGGAAAAATTAGGTCTGCTTTCGATTGATGAACAGGATGAAAAGCTGATTGATAATCTGCTGGATTTAATGGAAGAACACGAGGCGGATTATACAAATACATTCCGTGCATTGTCGGAAGGTAAGCGACCGAACAATGACTTGTTCCAGTCAGACGCCTTTAAAAAATGGGAAGAAACATGGTTTGAACGGATCGGACAGCAGGACACGACGATTGAAGAAACGATGCAAGTAATGCAGTCTGTTAATCCAGCCTTTATTCCTAGAAATCATTTTGTGGAACAGGCAATTGATCAATTTGCTGAAGGTGACCCATCAATGTTTGCGGAGATGCTGCAAGTGCTGACAAGTCCGTTTAGCATGACAGAGCAGTACAAAAAATATACAGAGCCGCCGACAGACGAAGAACCACCGTTTGTAAGCTATTGCGGGACATAA
- a CDS encoding biotin transporter BioY: METVHKTQSFKTIDLIYSALFATLIMVGANITSFVPFLTVGGVPITLQAFFAILAGLVLGSKKGAIACAVYMFIGLAGAPVFSKFTGGFSAILLPTFGFIVTFIISAYIAGKIAEKFQTRLAYIIGALVAMAVNYIIGTTWMYFAYTLWASAPEGFTFKMAWLWMIPPMPKDIILSIFAGFFAYRIQKILKILPTK; encoded by the coding sequence ATGGAGACTGTTCACAAAACACAAAGTTTTAAAACGATTGATTTAATTTATAGTGCACTTTTTGCGACACTTATTATGGTAGGAGCAAATATTACTTCGTTCGTACCGTTTCTAACGGTCGGTGGTGTGCCGATAACTTTACAAGCATTTTTTGCAATATTAGCAGGTTTAGTGCTTGGATCAAAAAAAGGTGCCATTGCATGTGCCGTATACATGTTTATTGGATTAGCAGGGGCACCGGTATTTTCTAAATTCACAGGTGGATTTTCGGCAATTCTGCTTCCGACTTTCGGCTTTATCGTAACATTTATTATCAGTGCATATATTGCCGGTAAAATTGCCGAAAAGTTTCAAACGCGACTTGCCTATATTATTGGTGCGTTAGTTGCGATGGCAGTTAACTATATTATAGGAACAACGTGGATGTATTTTGCCTATACATTATGGGCATCCGCACCTGAAGGTTTTACTTTCAAAATGGCATGGCTTTGGATGATTCCTCCAATGCCTAAAGATATTATTCTTTCAATTTTTGCCGGATTCTTTGCATATCGTATTCAAAAGATCCTGAAAATCCTGCCTACAAAATAA
- a CDS encoding helix-turn-helix domain-containing protein, which produces MKTRYDLPCNIAQTLNILGDRWTLLIIHELLIGETNFNDIKLKLPGLSANILSNRLKELEEAQIVQSELYSVHPPRYRYTLTEKGTALEHVFNAMIIWGADHLETCYKEIVGPDEQRVEIGYYSTESGERVDTIHIRPLKTV; this is translated from the coding sequence ATGAAAACACGTTATGACTTACCTTGTAACATTGCACAAACATTAAATATTCTTGGTGATCGCTGGACGCTTCTCATCATTCATGAACTGCTGATCGGTGAAACGAACTTCAATGATATTAAGCTGAAGCTTCCTGGTTTGTCAGCAAATATTCTGTCAAACCGGTTAAAAGAATTGGAAGAAGCGCAGATTGTTCAAAGTGAGCTATATTCCGTCCATCCCCCGCGCTACCGTTATACATTAACGGAAAAAGGTACCGCGCTTGAGCATGTATTCAATGCGATGATTATATGGGGTGCTGACCATCTGGAAACCTGCTATAAAGAAATCGTCGGTCCTGATGAACAGCGTGTAGAAATCGGATATTATTCTACTGAATCAGGCGAACGCGTCGACACGATACATATACGTCCGCTAAAAACTGTCTAA